In one window of Candidatus Hepatobacter penaei DNA:
- a CDS encoding bifunctional 5,10-methylenetetrahydrofolate dehydrogenase/5,10-methenyltetrahydrofolate cyclohydrolase has protein sequence MAEQSVSRATILDGRAVADGLFPRFCALRERLEKHRGNPPGLCVLAFGHHPPSDLYIERKSEMARRLGFLFEAKRFDNAVSLPEALAVIEAVNRDPSIDGVIVQMPVSPSVCAQTLLEAVSPHKDVDGLHALNRGALYAPSSQGFVPCTPWGCVQLLDHYNIPLKGRHVVVVGRSLLVGRPLAAYCLRRDATVTVTHRYTQDLSLLTRQADIVFVAAGAHHLIDASYVHPQSVVVDVGIHRTPDGTITGDVDFASVAPRVKAISPVPGGVGPLTVMGLMHNTLQAAYASCQLPFHV, from the coding sequence ATGGCTGAACAAAGCGTAAGTCGTGCCACCATCTTAGATGGTCGCGCGGTGGCTGATGGCCTGTTTCCCCGTTTTTGCGCCTTGCGTGAACGTCTTGAAAAGCACCGAGGAAATCCGCCGGGGCTTTGTGTGTTGGCTTTTGGCCATCATCCTCCCAGTGATCTTTATATTGAGCGTAAATCTGAAATGGCGCGTCGTTTGGGGTTTCTGTTTGAAGCCAAACGTTTTGACAATGCCGTGTCGTTGCCTGAAGCCTTGGCTGTGATTGAGGCGGTGAACCGTGATCCGTCCATAGATGGCGTGATTGTACAAATGCCTGTGTCACCCTCGGTGTGTGCCCAAACGCTTTTGGAAGCGGTGTCCCCGCATAAAGATGTGGATGGCCTGCATGCCTTGAATCGGGGCGCGTTATATGCCCCTTCGTCACAAGGGTTTGTGCCGTGCACACCTTGGGGGTGCGTGCAATTGTTAGATCATTACAATATCCCTCTGAAAGGTCGCCACGTGGTGGTGGTGGGGCGTTCTTTGTTAGTGGGACGTCCTTTGGCTGCTTATTGCTTACGTCGTGATGCCACGGTGACTGTGACCCATCGTTACACTCAAGACCTTAGCCTACTTACGCGACAGGCAGACATTGTGTTTGTGGCGGCCGGTGCACACCATCTGATTGATGCGTCTTATGTGCACCCGCAAAGCGTGGTGGTGGATGTGGGGATTCATCGCACACCAGATGGCACCATCACGGGTGACGTGGATTTTGCCTCGGTGGCCCCGCGCGTGAAGGCCATCAGCCCTGTGCCTGGGGGCGTGGGGCCGTTGACGGTGATGGGGCTCATGCATAACACGTTGCAAGCAGCCTATGCCTCGTGCCAGCTTCCTTTCCATGTCTAG
- a CDS encoding BON domain-containing protein: MTLAVGTGVVVGAAAAEDRGVSGVYSDTKIRTQINYRWLKHESILMDRLTLSVQDGQVVLTGVVEEPALKEKAVSLIQDVPGITHIIDEIKIGPPETFNDYSRDAWITTKVRSQIFLDKKVASRNYSIRTVGRVVYIMGTAKDSAELARVVAHASSVSGVKEVINYTAVKD, encoded by the coding sequence GTGACCTTGGCGGTGGGCACAGGTGTGGTGGTGGGCGCAGCGGCTGCAGAAGATCGAGGGGTGAGCGGTGTCTATTCAGACACAAAGATTCGCACACAAATTAACTATCGTTGGCTGAAACATGAGTCCATTTTGATGGACCGGTTGACGCTGTCTGTGCAAGATGGTCAGGTTGTGTTGACGGGCGTGGTGGAAGAGCCGGCATTGAAGGAAAAAGCCGTATCGTTGATTCAAGACGTGCCTGGGATCACCCATATTATTGATGAAATCAAAATCGGGCCCCCTGAAACGTTCAATGACTATAGCCGCGATGCATGGATCACCACCAAGGTGCGCAGTCAGATCTTCCTGGATAAGAAAGTGGCCTCGCGAAACTATAGCATCCGCACCGTGGGGCGCGTGGTGTATATTATGGGTACAGCTAAGGATTCAGCAGAGCTGGCGCGCGTGGTGGCCCACGCTTCCTCTGTGTCGGGCGTGAAAGAAGTGATTAATTATACAGCGGTTAAAGACTAG
- a CDS encoding thiolase family protein: MAYAHTTPVVYAAKRTPHGLFGGQCFSLHAHEWMSPLLRACAQESQGHEVRSVVLGCVLSAGLGQAPARQATLTAGLPDHTHAMHINKVCGSGMMAVIHACQDLYHDPAQLILAGGMESMSGAPCLVNGRFGYRFGHQTAQDHLLYDGLEDAYDGEPMGCLAEDVATSHKLSRDVQDDYAIHSAKRALEADESGFFDQERMPIKGHKHTLDRDETLSRVKVERVKTLTPAFKKDGTITPATSSALADGASVLGLTSWSHLKNTQLQPRAAIVGWASFSGPPRAFTLAPIGAVNQLLHDLSWRVEDVDAWEVNEAFAVVPLALQKTLGLSQDNLNMWGGALALGHPLGSSGSRILVTLLHVLEHTQGRRGVAAICIGGGEGLAVAIERIDREG, encoded by the coding sequence ATGGCTTATGCGCACACTACACCGGTTGTGTATGCAGCCAAAAGAACGCCTCACGGTTTGTTTGGGGGTCAGTGTTTTTCTCTTCATGCCCATGAGTGGATGAGCCCCCTTTTGCGCGCCTGTGCTCAGGAGAGCCAAGGCCATGAAGTCCGCAGTGTTGTGCTGGGGTGCGTTTTAAGCGCAGGCCTAGGGCAAGCGCCCGCCCGTCAGGCTACCTTAACAGCCGGCCTTCCCGATCACACGCATGCCATGCATATCAATAAGGTGTGCGGTTCGGGCATGATGGCGGTGATTCATGCCTGCCAAGATCTTTATCATGACCCTGCGCAGCTTATTTTGGCGGGTGGCATGGAAAGCATGTCAGGGGCCCCGTGTCTTGTGAATGGACGGTTTGGGTATCGCTTTGGTCACCAAACTGCGCAAGATCATTTATTGTATGACGGTCTTGAGGATGCCTATGATGGTGAGCCTATGGGCTGTTTGGCCGAAGATGTGGCGACCTCTCACAAGTTAAGCCGCGATGTGCAAGATGACTATGCCATTCACAGTGCAAAAAGAGCTCTGGAGGCGGATGAAAGCGGTTTTTTTGATCAAGAAAGGATGCCCATCAAGGGGCACAAGCACACCCTGGACCGTGATGAAACCTTGAGTCGCGTTAAGGTGGAGCGTGTCAAAACATTGACCCCTGCCTTTAAAAAGGACGGCACGATTACCCCCGCCACATCAAGTGCGCTTGCCGATGGCGCGTCTGTGCTGGGGTTAACCTCATGGTCTCATCTGAAAAACACACAGCTTCAGCCACGTGCAGCCATTGTGGGGTGGGCCTCTTTTTCTGGGCCTCCCCGTGCGTTTACACTGGCGCCTATAGGCGCTGTGAATCAGCTTTTGCACGACCTTTCGTGGCGCGTGGAAGATGTGGATGCCTGGGAGGTCAACGAGGCCTTTGCCGTGGTGCCCTTGGCGCTGCAAAAGACATTAGGGCTGTCACAAGACAACCTCAACATGTGGGGCGGCGCGTTGGCACTTGGCCACCCTTTGGGGTCTTCGGGTTCGCGCATTTTGGTCACCTTGCTGCATGTTCTTGAACATACCCAAGGCCGCCGTGGTGTGGCGGCGATTTGTATTGGGGGGGGCGAAGGGCTCGCCGTGGCCATAGAGCGTATCGATCGTGAAGGTTGA
- a CDS encoding YraN family protein — protein MAYRKGVWGERLAALFLQLKGYRILARRYRTPVGELDVIAQKGAMIVAVEVKKRATLREAQEILAMCSHQRMYRALSFYLTHHGRYATYDIRLDGVCLGAWFFPVHMRGLSR, from the coding sequence GTGGCTTATCGCAAAGGTGTGTGGGGTGAACGCCTGGCCGCGCTTTTCTTGCAACTGAAGGGGTATCGCATTCTTGCCAGACGTTACCGAACGCCTGTGGGTGAATTGGATGTGATTGCGCAAAAAGGCGCCATGATTGTGGCTGTTGAAGTGAAAAAGCGGGCCACTCTTCGTGAAGCGCAAGAGATTCTTGCCATGTGCAGCCATCAACGCATGTATAGGGCGCTGTCTTTTTACTTGACCCATCATGGTCGCTATGCCACCTATGATATAAGATTGGATGGTGTTTGCTTAGGGGCATGGTTTTTTCCCGTTCATATGCGTGGCCTCTCGCGCTAG
- a CDS encoding glutathione S-transferase family protein — protein MSLPLRQKQEHTLFYSSLCPFSRKIRLQLAEKKMMWRAFEERLFAPSEKLCSLNPEGTTPVLVMGGDVLVKSYAIQEYIEERVPDFSLLGDKPSARGEVRRLLSWFDEKLFYEVTQKFLNEKVIKRSRGNCEPDASVLRQARQALYEHMDYIGWLFDRRSWLAGSQLTLADLAAAAQLSCIDYLGDVSWDKYPSTKEWFVKMKSRPSFRPLLMESFVGIIPSRTYRMLDF, from the coding sequence ATGTCTCTTCCCCTAAGACAAAAACAGGAACACACGCTTTTCTATTCATCCCTGTGCCCCTTTTCGCGTAAAATTCGGCTTCAGTTGGCGGAAAAAAAGATGATGTGGCGCGCGTTTGAAGAGCGTTTGTTTGCGCCTTCTGAGAAGCTATGTTCTCTCAACCCAGAAGGGACGACGCCCGTGTTGGTGATGGGCGGGGATGTGCTTGTGAAGAGCTATGCAATCCAAGAGTATATTGAAGAAAGGGTGCCCGATTTTTCTCTTTTGGGCGACAAACCCTCTGCGCGAGGAGAAGTGCGCCGTCTGCTCAGCTGGTTTGATGAAAAGCTTTTCTATGAGGTGACACAAAAGTTTTTGAATGAAAAAGTGATCAAAAGAAGCCGCGGGAATTGTGAGCCCGATGCTTCTGTGTTGCGCCAAGCCCGTCAAGCGCTTTATGAGCATATGGATTATATTGGCTGGCTTTTTGATCGCCGAAGCTGGCTGGCGGGATCCCAGCTGACCCTGGCGGATTTGGCCGCCGCCGCACAGCTTTCTTGCATTGATTATTTAGGGGATGTGTCGTGGGACAAATATCCCAGCACAAAGGAGTGGTTTGTGAAAATGAAATCACGCCCTTCGTTTCGCCCCTTGCTGATGGAGTCTTTTGTGGGCATTATTCCCAGCCGCACTTACCGCATGTTAGATTTTTGA
- the rnhA gene encoding ribonuclease HI: MGLTIDIFTDGACLGNPGPGGWGAVIRRGEDEQVLSGAASQTTNNRMELVAVIEALRFLAPDQKITLYTDSQYVKNGITVWIKTWQRNGWKTSQKQPVKNQDLWQSLQEALTDHDVAWVWVKGHAGHPGNEHADRVAQEAAQRAFVEKLS, from the coding sequence ATGGGGCTGACGATTGACATTTTTACAGATGGTGCGTGTTTAGGGAATCCTGGCCCTGGCGGTTGGGGAGCTGTGATTCGACGTGGTGAGGATGAACAGGTTCTTTCAGGTGCTGCCTCCCAAACCACCAATAACCGTATGGAGCTTGTGGCGGTGATTGAGGCGCTGCGCTTTTTGGCGCCTGATCAGAAAATCACCCTTTATACCGATAGCCAATATGTGAAAAACGGCATCACCGTGTGGATCAAAACCTGGCAGAGAAACGGGTGGAAAACCAGCCAAAAACAACCTGTCAAAAATCAAGATCTCTGGCAATCGCTTCAGGAAGCGTTGACAGATCATGACGTGGCGTGGGTGTGGGTCAAAGGCCATGCGGGTCACCCAGGCAATGAGCACGCCGATCGCGTGGCGCAAGAAGCGGCGCAAAGGGCTTTTGTGGAGAAGCTTTCTTGA
- a CDS encoding undecaprenyl-diphosphate phosphatase yields MSYIDVFFYGALQGVSEFLPISSSAHLFLLERFFDLAHVPPFMETAVHFGSLGVLLVYFKKEVGQLIRGSLSIATQRKRPEDTSFFSILVLSCLPAIFFGFFLNKTLGRTVFERLDIIAWMTLLFGALLVMADFFPQKYKIKDISRSQALLGWGLAQCLAFIHGVSRSGICMTYGRLSHYKRQDAVRFAFLMALPTLAGASMLKGYALFTSGTELALDIMALGIFSSFCVGMVVIHVIISFINTPFLRALGAYRMVLGALLLAGIYGWGWH; encoded by the coding sequence ATGTCTTATATCGATGTTTTTTTCTATGGGGCGCTACAGGGCGTCAGTGAGTTTTTACCCATCAGCTCATCAGCCCATCTTTTTTTGCTTGAACGTTTTTTTGACCTCGCGCATGTTCCTCCATTTATGGAGACGGCCGTTCATTTTGGAAGCTTAGGCGTCCTTCTTGTGTATTTTAAAAAAGAGGTAGGCCAGCTGATCAGAGGCAGCCTTTCCATCGCCACGCAACGCAAACGTCCCGAAGACACATCTTTTTTTTCTATCCTGGTATTGTCCTGCTTGCCGGCGATCTTTTTTGGGTTTTTTCTCAACAAAACGCTGGGGCGCACTGTGTTTGAGCGCCTCGACATCATTGCCTGGATGACGCTGTTGTTTGGCGCTTTGCTGGTCATGGCTGATTTTTTTCCGCAAAAATATAAAATTAAAGACATCTCACGCAGCCAAGCACTCTTAGGGTGGGGCCTGGCACAATGCTTGGCATTTATTCATGGTGTTTCACGATCCGGCATTTGCATGACCTATGGCCGACTTAGTCACTATAAACGTCAAGATGCCGTGCGTTTTGCGTTTCTCATGGCACTGCCCACCCTAGCAGGCGCCTCTATGCTCAAAGGATATGCGCTTTTCACTTCAGGAACAGAGTTGGCGTTGGATATCATGGCGCTTGGGATTTTCTCTTCCTTTTGTGTAGGGATGGTGGTGATTCATGTAATAATATCTTTTATCAACACACCTTTTTTAAGAGCCTTGGGGGCCTATCGCATGGTGTTAGGCGCGCTTCTCTTGGCCGGCATCTATGGTTGGGGTTGGCATTAA
- the rapZ gene encoding RNase adapter RapZ has product MPNQKKKKPARVVFLAGLAGAGRSLMLKTLEDLGYETIDNLPLFLAESVIFGDETAQAPFALSIDLRSRYFSVPAVFDLLANLKKKGVAYRFVFLESDDSVIERRYRETRRHHPLSTGKSLSQAIEAERALLAPLKDVADHVLDTSLLNPIELKGLVRNIFGFAKQRPVVFEIMSFSFVGGIPREANLVFDMRFLKNPHYDPNLQSLTGRDQGVQDFLFTLPLFESFGQHLKAMLSLMLPSVVEEGRGMFVIAFGCSGGRHRSVAMAESLYKWLLAQEFYSHIQHRELDS; this is encoded by the coding sequence ATGCCGAATCAGAAGAAAAAAAAACCAGCACGTGTTGTATTTTTAGCAGGGCTCGCCGGTGCCGGCCGGTCGTTGATGCTGAAAACCCTTGAGGATTTGGGGTATGAAACCATTGATAACCTCCCGCTGTTTTTGGCAGAGTCTGTGATTTTTGGGGATGAAACCGCCCAGGCACCTTTTGCCTTAAGCATTGATTTGCGGTCGCGCTATTTTTCTGTGCCGGCGGTGTTTGATTTGCTTGCGAATCTTAAAAAAAAGGGCGTTGCCTATCGGTTCGTGTTCCTTGAAAGTGACGATAGCGTTATTGAGCGTCGCTATCGTGAAACCCGGCGTCATCACCCTTTAAGCACAGGAAAATCGTTGTCACAAGCCATTGAGGCCGAGCGGGCCCTGCTTGCGCCGTTAAAGGATGTGGCCGATCATGTGTTGGATACATCGCTGCTGAACCCCATCGAGCTTAAGGGCCTTGTGCGCAATATCTTTGGGTTTGCCAAACAGCGCCCGGTGGTGTTTGAGATTATGTCTTTTTCCTTTGTGGGCGGGATTCCGCGAGAAGCCAACCTTGTGTTTGACATGCGTTTTCTCAAAAATCCTCATTATGACCCCAATCTCCAATCGCTGACGGGGCGTGATCAAGGGGTGCAAGATTTTTTATTCACCTTGCCGCTTTTTGAATCTTTTGGCCAGCATCTCAAAGCCATGCTGAGTCTTATGTTGCCTTCTGTTGTGGAAGAAGGGCGCGGCATGTTTGTGATTGCCTTTGGGTGTTCAGGCGGGCGTCATCGTTCTGTGGCCATGGCCGAATCTTTGTATAAGTGGCTCTTGGCCCAAGAATTTTATTCCCACATACAACACCGAGAGCTGGATAGCTAA
- a CDS encoding TrkH family potassium uptake protein, with amino-acid sequence MAMKFAPLDIRPSAFVIGILLIILSLFMLIPLSVGSYLGEPYVNGFLKSCMCSLFVGGLLIFAYRTSSVPQLHIRTAFFLTTAAWVAISAFGALPFMLSHNVPSFSHALFESMSALTTTGISTFLNFDTTPTYILVWRGLLQWLGGVGITLMAITLLPFLRIGGMQLFATESSSHYEKLFPKISQVTKFLFWLYMGLTTLCISFLWLSGLPFIKAFCYGLSTISTSGMPMVDGSIHYLNTPYVPWVILIFMILSASPLLLLAKIFSGNISLYLQDSQVKAYLKTMIFASIITTGLMWITTHDLTVMHVKSCIFHTVSMVTTSGFHDAAFQEWASSLQIFFIFLCLIGGCTGSTSGGIKIFRFQIIYRVIKSQIYKMIFPHGVFTPVYRKKNVDTHTVYAVLTLFVLFLALYILFAIGFTLSGFSQAKSLTLSASILSNCGSHFTSFHVMNLPEHTQWLMTLGMLLGRLEFLTVLILFTPAFWRR; translated from the coding sequence ATGGCTATGAAATTTGCTCCCCTTGATATACGTCCGTCGGCCTTTGTGATCGGCATTTTGCTGATCATTCTCTCTCTTTTTATGCTCATCCCCCTGAGTGTGGGCAGCTATCTAGGCGAGCCCTATGTCAATGGCTTTCTGAAATCCTGCATGTGCTCTTTGTTTGTGGGCGGGCTGTTGATTTTTGCCTATCGAACGAGCAGTGTACCCCAGCTCCACATTCGCACGGCCTTTTTCCTGACCACAGCAGCCTGGGTGGCTATCAGCGCGTTTGGCGCCCTGCCCTTCATGCTGTCACACAATGTGCCGTCCTTTTCCCATGCCCTGTTTGAATCCATGTCAGCGCTGACCACCACGGGGATCTCCACGTTTCTGAATTTTGACACCACCCCCACCTATATTCTTGTGTGGCGCGGATTGTTACAGTGGCTGGGCGGGGTGGGGATTACCCTCATGGCCATCACCTTGCTTCCTTTTCTGCGCATCGGCGGCATGCAGCTTTTTGCGACAGAATCCTCAAGCCACTATGAAAAGCTCTTTCCCAAAATTTCACAGGTGACCAAATTTCTCTTTTGGCTTTACATGGGGCTCACCACCCTTTGCATTTCGTTCCTTTGGTTGAGCGGTCTGCCCTTTATTAAAGCCTTTTGTTATGGTCTAAGCACCATATCCACGTCGGGCATGCCTATGGTTGATGGTTCTATCCACTACCTCAATACACCCTATGTGCCGTGGGTCATCCTTATTTTCATGATTTTATCTGCCTCGCCTTTGTTGCTTTTAGCGAAAATTTTTTCAGGCAACATCTCCCTTTATCTGCAAGACTCACAAGTCAAAGCCTATCTGAAAACAATGATTTTTGCCTCCATCATCACCACGGGGTTGATGTGGATCACCACGCACGATCTCACGGTCATGCACGTCAAATCCTGCATTTTTCATACGGTCTCTATGGTCACGACATCGGGATTTCATGATGCCGCCTTCCAAGAATGGGCCAGCTCGCTGCAAATCTTTTTCATTTTCCTCTGTTTGATTGGCGGATGCACGGGCTCCACATCGGGGGGCATCAAAATCTTTCGTTTTCAGATTATTTATCGTGTGATCAAAAGCCAAATCTATAAAATGATTTTTCCCCACGGTGTCTTCACGCCGGTCTATCGCAAAAAAAACGTAGACACACACACAGTCTATGCTGTTTTGACATTATTTGTTCTTTTTTTGGCGCTTTACATCCTGTTTGCCATTGGGTTCACCTTATCAGGATTCTCACAGGCCAAAAGCCTGACCTTAAGTGCCAGCATTCTCTCTAATTGCGGCTCACACTTCACCTCTTTCCATGTTATGAATCTGCCTGAACATACGCAGTGGCTGATGACGCTGGGCATGCTTTTGGGGCGCCTTGAATTTTTAACGGTCCTGATTCTTTTCACGCCCGCCTTTTGGCGCCGATAA
- a CDS encoding UDP-N-acetylglucosamine--N-acetylmuramyl-(pentapeptide) pyrophosphoryl-undecaprenol N-acetylglucosamine transferase, with product MSPMCSTSPPPRSSSTPKRIVFAAGGTGGHMFPAIAMAEEMHTHHRLSLMTDMRGLRYLTNEHQALLSSCKPFPIYHFQGSWHQKIKALFWFMYTGIITPFSLYKHKPQMIVGFGGFASFWPMMWGFMMGVPTILYQPDVVMGQTNRWLKTFARHIATGFPSLQEGPSSWCEHMATWLQMRRGKKQATKTQIPHTWVGFITRAAFTPSPYDCPTKGPLHLLVLGGSQGAHVFSHVIPQALSLLPAKTQKRLVVTQQCREEDLAAAQASFAPAIRVTLSPFIHDVAAALAKAHFVIARAGTSTLGEVAACGRPVLLVPYPHAKANHQYINAQTVEENGAGFLMDQKNFHPKTLARFLKKAFEQPELLKQKAETLHTLFGHKAAQKMHDLIQAVMEEKRAR from the coding sequence ATGAGTCCTATGTGTTCAACGTCCCCGCCCCCACGATCGTCATCCACCCCCAAGCGCATTGTATTCGCCGCAGGCGGCACAGGGGGGCACATGTTTCCCGCCATCGCCATGGCCGAAGAAATGCACACCCACCATCGCCTATCACTGATGACAGACATGCGTGGTTTGCGTTACCTCACAAACGAGCATCAAGCGCTCTTGTCGTCATGCAAGCCCTTTCCTATCTATCATTTTCAAGGATCTTGGCACCAGAAAATCAAAGCGCTGTTTTGGTTTATGTATACAGGGATCATCACGCCCTTCAGTCTTTACAAACACAAACCACAGATGATTGTGGGGTTTGGGGGATTTGCTTCCTTTTGGCCTATGATGTGGGGATTTATGATGGGCGTACCCACCATTCTCTATCAACCCGATGTTGTGATGGGGCAAACCAACCGTTGGCTTAAAACATTTGCGCGCCACATCGCCACGGGCTTTCCCAGCCTCCAGGAAGGCCCGTCTTCATGGTGTGAACATATGGCCACCTGGTTGCAAATGAGGAGGGGGAAAAAACAAGCGACCAAAACCCAGATACCTCACACATGGGTGGGCTTCATCACCCGCGCGGCCTTTACGCCCTCTCCTTATGACTGTCCCACCAAGGGCCCCCTTCACCTGTTGGTGTTAGGCGGCAGCCAAGGTGCCCACGTTTTCAGCCATGTGATCCCCCAAGCCCTCAGCCTCTTACCCGCCAAGACTCAAAAACGGCTTGTGGTGACACAACAATGCCGAGAAGAAGATCTTGCCGCCGCCCAAGCTTCTTTTGCACCGGCTATACGCGTCACCCTTTCACCTTTCATCCACGATGTGGCCGCAGCCCTTGCGAAGGCACATTTTGTGATTGCCCGTGCTGGCACCTCCACACTCGGTGAAGTGGCTGCCTGTGGTCGCCCTGTGTTGTTGGTCCCCTATCCCCATGCCAAAGCTAACCACCAATACATCAATGCCCAAACGGTTGAGGAAAATGGTGCTGGATTTCTCATGGACCAAAAAAACTTCCATCCAAAAACCCTGGCTCGTTTCTTAAAGAAAGCCTTTGAACAGCCCGAGCTTCTTAAGCAAAAAGCCGAAACCCTTCACACACTTTTTGGCCACAAGGCTGCTCAGAAGATGCATGATCTGATTCAAGCCGTGATGGAGGAAAAACGCGCGCGCTAG
- a CDS encoding RluA family pseudouridine synthase: MSQEVPPRTVVRIVATHEEGQRLDRFVSRHYPSLHMGLVQKALRCKDIRVNGLRAAPSYHLRSGDEVRLFRGLLNTVTDAEKEAQQKARLHDRHQELADQLRKQCLLETDTFVVINKRYGQACQGGTGVDVSVDRALEVLYGQKMYLVHRLDRETSGALLVARQPSSARFFMSAFLARRIHKSYIALLMGHLPDSMEGGVYTSWMKKEALGRHESMHHYDTHRPGSQKAETRFFVLQKNDTHSLVCMHPYTGRRHQLRAQTKALGAPIVGDARYGEGVTKGPLFLHARCLRFPCPISKKEYKVEAPFPTFFKERLDQLGWQDAALSAPKGGREKNQDR; encoded by the coding sequence TTGAGTCAAGAGGTGCCGCCTCGCACTGTGGTACGGATTGTGGCAACACACGAAGAAGGTCAACGTCTAGACCGTTTTGTATCACGTCATTACCCATCTCTGCACATGGGTCTTGTGCAAAAAGCCCTGCGTTGCAAAGACATACGCGTGAACGGTCTACGGGCAGCGCCTTCGTATCACCTAAGGTCGGGTGACGAGGTGCGCCTTTTCCGCGGGCTTTTGAACACAGTGACAGATGCAGAAAAAGAGGCTCAACAAAAGGCACGCCTTCATGACAGGCATCAAGAACTGGCGGACCAGCTTCGAAAGCAATGCTTACTGGAAACGGATACCTTCGTGGTGATCAACAAAAGGTATGGCCAGGCTTGCCAAGGTGGTACGGGGGTTGATGTAAGCGTGGATCGGGCGCTTGAGGTTCTCTATGGCCAAAAAATGTATCTTGTGCATCGCTTAGACCGTGAAACCTCAGGCGCGTTGCTGGTGGCCCGCCAACCCTCAAGTGCACGGTTTTTTATGTCGGCTTTTTTAGCACGCCGCATACACAAAAGCTATATAGCGCTTTTGATGGGTCATCTGCCAGATTCTATGGAGGGTGGGGTCTATACCTCATGGATGAAAAAAGAAGCTTTGGGCCGTCATGAGTCGATGCATCATTATGATACCCATCGCCCCGGAAGCCAAAAGGCTGAAACGCGTTTTTTTGTGCTGCAAAAAAACGATACGCATTCGCTTGTGTGTATGCATCCTTACACGGGTCGTCGTCATCAGTTGCGAGCGCAAACCAAAGCCTTGGGCGCCCCCATTGTAGGCGATGCTCGTTATGGCGAAGGCGTGACGAAAGGGCCTCTCTTTTTACATGCGCGGTGCCTGCGGTTTCCGTGCCCTATTTCAAAAAAAGAGTATAAGGTTGAGGCCCCGTTTCCCACCTTTTTTAAGGAAAGGCTTGATCAGCTAGGGTGGCAGGATGCGGCCTTATCGGCGCCAAAAGGCGGGCGTGAAAAGAATCAGGACCGTTAA
- a CDS encoding ComF family protein yields MPRASFLSMSSLAHVSTWMRRAVSILLPFRCPLCRTTLDNRGLCGECWRKITFLSGPLCQTCGTPLPFSVSQPFTCGGCLAHPPPFQELRSAFLYDEHSRALLLHLKNRQGLFLIPLLAHLLMRLMPSLTGPFDWVVPVPLHRRRLFKRGFNQAAPLAQQLAQHYALTYVPFCLKRHQHTPSQGGLNIRQRRDNVRTAFSVPRPWQKEVAGKRIVLVDDVYTTGATLSACTRGLLAAGAKRVSALTLARTPLSKNPLG; encoded by the coding sequence ATGCCTCGTGCCAGCTTCCTTTCCATGTCTAGCCTAGCACACGTCAGCACCTGGATGCGGCGCGCGGTGTCCATTCTTTTGCCGTTTCGTTGCCCTTTATGTCGCACGACTTTAGACAACCGCGGGCTTTGCGGTGAATGCTGGCGCAAGATTACCTTTCTTTCAGGCCCTTTATGCCAGACGTGCGGCACGCCACTTCCTTTTTCTGTGTCACAACCATTCACGTGTGGGGGGTGTTTGGCGCATCCGCCCCCATTCCAAGAGTTGCGTTCAGCCTTTCTTTATGACGAGCACTCGCGGGCCCTGTTGCTGCATCTCAAAAACCGCCAAGGTCTTTTTTTAATACCTCTGTTGGCCCATTTGCTTATGCGTCTGATGCCCAGCCTCACAGGTCCTTTTGATTGGGTGGTGCCCGTGCCCCTTCATAGAAGGCGTCTGTTTAAACGTGGGTTTAACCAGGCCGCGCCCTTGGCTCAGCAGCTGGCCCAGCATTATGCGTTGACCTATGTGCCGTTTTGTCTTAAGCGTCATCAACACACGCCGTCGCAAGGAGGGCTCAATATTCGTCAACGACGTGACAATGTGCGCACAGCTTTTTCTGTGCCCAGACCATGGCAAAAAGAGGTGGCCGGCAAGCGCATTGTGCTTGTGGATGATGTGTATACTACAGGCGCCACATTATCGGCGTGCACAAGAGGGTTGCTGGCGGCCGGGGCAAAACGGGTTTCTGCGCTCACCCTGGCGCGCACACCGCTCTCTAAAAACCCTTTGGGCTAG